A region of Streptobacillus ratti DNA encodes the following proteins:
- the galE gene encoding UDP-glucose 4-epimerase GalE, whose product MKNVLVIGGAGYIGSHTVKLLKQNGYNVIIYDNLSKGHKEVADILDVKLILGDLGDRAKLKEVFETEKIDVVMHFAAFIEVGESVTNPGKYYENNVGKVINLLNQMVESNIKKFVFSSTAATFGEPQAEKISETHPQNPINPYGSSKRMVEIILKDFEKAYGLKSVILRYFNAAGADMNGLIGESHLPETHLIPVILETAVGKRDCIKIFGSDYETEDGTCIRDYIHVYDLAKAHIMGMEKMFDENISLEYNLGNGKGFSVRSIIDTVKKVTKREFNVVEADRRQGDPAVLIADPTKLMTELKWVSEYSLDDIIYSAWLWEQNRKY is encoded by the coding sequence ATGAAAAATGTATTAGTTATAGGTGGAGCAGGGTATATTGGTTCACATACAGTAAAATTACTTAAACAAAATGGATATAATGTGATAATTTATGATAACTTATCTAAAGGTCATAAAGAAGTTGCAGATATTTTAGATGTAAAGTTAATTCTTGGAGATTTAGGAGATAGAGCTAAATTAAAAGAGGTATTTGAAACTGAAAAAATTGATGTAGTTATGCACTTTGCAGCATTTATTGAAGTAGGAGAATCAGTAACTAATCCAGGAAAATATTATGAAAATAATGTAGGGAAAGTAATAAATCTTTTAAATCAAATGGTAGAGTCTAATATTAAAAAATTTGTATTTAGTTCAACGGCAGCTACATTTGGAGAACCACAAGCTGAAAAAATAAGTGAAACACATCCACAAAACCCTATAAATCCTTATGGAAGCTCTAAGAGAATGGTAGAAATTATTCTTAAAGATTTTGAAAAAGCATATGGGTTAAAATCAGTAATTTTAAGATACTTTAATGCTGCTGGAGCAGATATGAATGGTTTAATTGGAGAATCACACTTGCCAGAAACTCACTTAATACCTGTAATTTTAGAAACAGCAGTAGGAAAAAGAGATTGTATTAAAATATTTGGTTCAGATTATGAAACGGAAGATGGGACTTGCATAAGAGATTATATACATGTGTATGATTTAGCAAAGGCTCACATAATGGGAATGGAAAAAATGTTTGACGAAAACATCTCTTTAGAATATAATCTAGGAAATGGAAAAGGATTTTCAGTAAGATCAATAATAGATACAGTAAAAAAAGTTACAAAAAGAGAATTTAATGTAGTTGAAGCTGATAGACGTCAAGGAGATCCTGCCGTTTTAATTGCAGATCCAACTAAACTAATGACAGAGTTAAAATGGGTGTCTGAATATAGTTTAGATGATATTATTTATTCTGCATGGCTTTGGGAACAAAATAGAAAATACTAG
- a CDS encoding UDP-glucose--hexose-1-phosphate uridylyltransferase, translating into MNICKEIEKIILFGLTNQMIEPIDEILVRNRVLEILDIEDYTEFSIEEREKLLKEIEKIEYPTEILDNITKWAGENGRLKEDILVFHDLLNSKIMGQILPRTSVITNEFWNRYREDKNSATEYFYNLSKKSNYVRTDRISKNVSYNFDSKYGPLEITINLSKPEKDPKEIALARNLSMSSYPKSLLCKENEGYMGRINHPGRQNHRILKLNLTNEDWFFQYSPYIYYNEHSIVFSGDVRPMKIDKSTFTRLIEFVEMFPHYFIGSNADLPIVGGSILSHDHFQAGKHKFAMEMAEISSKVIFEEYREIEAGIVKWPLSVLRLSSKKEDKEKLIDLADKVLQEWINYSDYENDIFSHTNGIRHNTITPIARIKNDRIELDLVLRNNKTTEEFPLGIFHPHEEHHSIKKENIGLIEVMGLAVLPGRLKHEMEELDQLFMSLRNVDEVLDIMKENTDLQKHINWVKENFTNDMLKDEYFLDGLIEKTIGKTFEKVLEDCGVFKNNEVGRKGFIHFLNKIK; encoded by the coding sequence ATGAATATATGTAAAGAAATTGAGAAAATTATTCTTTTTGGACTTACAAATCAAATGATAGAACCTATAGATGAGATTTTAGTGAGAAATAGGGTTTTAGAAATATTAGATATTGAAGATTATACAGAATTTAGTATAGAAGAAAGAGAAAAATTATTAAAAGAAATAGAAAAAATAGAATATCCAACAGAAATATTAGATAATATTACTAAATGGGCTGGAGAAAATGGAAGATTAAAGGAAGATATTTTAGTTTTCCATGATTTATTGAATTCTAAAATTATGGGACAAATCTTACCAAGGACATCTGTTATTACAAATGAATTTTGGAATAGATATAGAGAAGATAAAAATTCTGCTACAGAATATTTCTATAATCTATCTAAAAAAAGTAATTATGTTAGAACAGATAGAATTTCAAAGAATGTAAGCTATAATTTTGATAGTAAATATGGACCTTTAGAAATTACAATTAATTTATCTAAACCTGAAAAAGATCCAAAAGAAATAGCACTTGCAAGAAATTTATCAATGTCTTCATATCCTAAATCTTTATTATGTAAAGAAAATGAGGGATATATGGGAAGAATTAATCACCCTGGAAGACAAAATCATAGAATATTAAAGCTAAATCTAACAAATGAAGATTGGTTTTTCCAATATTCACCATATATATATTACAACGAACATTCTATAGTGTTTTCAGGTGATGTAAGACCTATGAAAATAGATAAATCTACATTTACTAGACTTATTGAATTTGTAGAAATGTTCCCACACTATTTTATAGGTTCTAATGCCGATTTACCTATAGTTGGTGGTTCTATACTTTCTCATGATCATTTTCAAGCAGGTAAACATAAATTTGCAATGGAAATGGCAGAAATTTCAAGTAAGGTAATTTTTGAAGAATATAGAGAAATAGAAGCTGGTATAGTTAAGTGGCCTCTTTCAGTACTTAGATTAAGTTCTAAAAAAGAAGATAAGGAAAAATTGATTGATTTAGCAGATAAAGTTTTACAAGAATGGATTAATTATAGTGATTATGAAAACGATATATTTTCACATACTAATGGAATAAGACATAATACTATAACTCCTATTGCAAGAATAAAAAATGATAGGATAGAATTAGATTTAGTTTTAAGAAATAATAAAACTACAGAGGAATTTCCTTTAGGAATATTCCATCCACATGAAGAACATCATTCAATAAAAAAAGAAAATATAGGACTAATTGAAGTGATGGGTCTTGCAGTATTACCTGGAAGATTAAAACATGAAATGGAAGAATTAGATCAATTATTTATGAGTTTAAGAAATGTAGATGAAGTATTAGATATTATGAAAGAAAATACAGATTTACAAAAACATATTAATTGGGTAAAAGAAAACTTTACAAATGATATGTTAAAAGATGAATATTTCTTAGATGGTTTAATAGAAAAAACTATAGGAAAAACATTTGAAAAGGTATTAGAAGATTGTGGAGTATTTAAAAATAATGAAGTTGGAAGAAAGGGATTCATACACTTTTTAAATAAAATTAAGTAG